CTTTCAGGAAGACGCCTTTCAGGAAGACGCCTTTCAGGAAGACGCCTTTCAGGAAGACGCCTTTCAGGAAGACGCCTTTCAGGAAGATGTCGAACAGCGATGAATAACCGCGCCCGCTATCCCTCTGAGGGGGATGACCCTGTCGACGGCCCCCAGTTTTATTGCTTCATTCGGCATACCAAAGACGACACAGCTTGCCTCGTCCTGGGCGATAGTATAAGCGCCGGCGTCTTTCATTTCTTTGAGTCCATGGGCGCCGTCATCCCCCATACCGGTCATAATGACACCCACCGCGTTCTTCCCGCAATATCTGGCGGCGGAACGGAAAAGCACATCGACCGACGGCCGGTGCCGTGAAACCAGCGGGCCGTCCTTCACTTCGACATAGTACCGCGCCCCGCTTCGTCTCAATAGCGTATGCCGGTTGCCCGGAGCGATAAGCGCCCTTCCCGGTACAACCGTGTCGTTATCTTCGGCTTCCTTGACCGTGATCCTGCAGAGGGAGTTCAATCGATCGGAAAAGGCCGTAGTGAATTGCTCTGGCATATGCTGGACGATCACGATCCCCGGCGTATCGAGCGGCAATGCTTCGAGAAAAATCCGTATCGCTTCCGTCCCCCCGGTGGAGGCACCCAGAACGACAATCTTTTCAGTTGTCTTGATAATTGTATGGGGTTTCGGCCTGGCCAGAACGGCATCGGCTGAAAGTTTCGGCTGCACCTGATAATCCGTGCTCGCCTGCACGTTTTTCATTTTCGCCACACGGGCCGCCTTTACCGCATCGCAAATCCTGATTTTCGACTCTTCGATAAACGCTTTCGTCCCGAGTTTCGGTTTCTCGATAATCTCGACGGCACCGTAATCCATCGCGCGCAAGGCATTCTCCGAACCTTTCTCCGTCTGACTCGAACAAATGACAACCGGAATCGGGTGCTGGCTCATAATATTCTTGAGAAAGGTGATACCGTCCATCTTCGGCATTTCCACGTCGAGGATGATGACATCAGGGGCTTCCTGTTTCATCTTATTCGCGGCGATAAACGGATCGGCCGCGACACCCATCACTTCGATCTCGCGGTCCGAAGCAAGAATATCCGTCATCGTCTGACGTACCAAAGCGGAATCATCGACAACCAATACTTTGATCCTGTTTTTCATAGCCCGGCTTTCCTGTATACCGTCGGGGCGGCCGTCACAAAGGGAATATCCATTCCGCAGAGTGTTTCCGAATGACCCAAAAAGAGGTAACCGCCCGGATTGAGCTGCTCGTAAAAACGTCTTATCAGTTTTTGTTGCGTGGTTCGATCGAAATAGATCATGACATTTCTGCAAAAAATGATATCCTGTTTCTCGTAAAAGGGGAATCTGTCGCATATAAGATTCACCTGTTTGAAACGGACCATCCGGCGTATCTCCGGTTTCAGTCTGACCAAATTCGCATTTTTGTCCTTGCTGCGGAGGAAATACTTTTTTTTCAATTGATAAGGAATGATCTCGATCCTGTGCATGGGATAGACGGCGATTGCGGCCTTTTCCAAAACGGTCGTCGCGATATCGGTTGCGAGAATCGAAAAACGTGCATCGCAGATTTTCTCCGCGTACTCAGTCAGGACAATACAAATCGTATACGGTTCTTCCCCGCTCGAGCAGCCGGCACTCCATATCCTTATCTCATTTTTATGCGGATTCTTGTTTTTTTTCAACTCGGGGATGGCCGTGTCAATCAGGTAATCGAAGTGCGCCGGCTCCCTGAAAAAATCAGTCTTGTTCGTGGTGATCACATTGATCATATGGATAAGTTCTTTATTCAT
This genomic window from Spirochaetales bacterium contains:
- a CDS encoding chemotaxis response regulator protein-glutamate methylesterase, with product MKNRIKVLVVDDSALVRQTMTDILASDREIEVMGVAADPFIAANKMKQEAPDVIILDVEMPKMDGITFLKNIMSQHPIPVVICSSQTEKGSENALRAMDYGAVEIIEKPKLGTKAFIEESKIRICDAVKAARVAKMKNVQASTDYQVQPKLSADAVLARPKPHTIIKTTEKIVVLGASTGGTEAIRIFLEALPLDTPGIVIVQHMPEQFTTAFSDRLNSLCRITVKEAEDNDTVVPGRALIAPGNRHTLLRRSGARYYVEVKDGPLVSRHRPSVDVLFRSAARYCGKNAVGVIMTGMGDDGAHGLKEMKDAGAYTIAQDEASCVVFGMPNEAIKLGAVDRVIPLRGIAGAVIHRCSTSS
- a CDS encoding protein-glutamate O-methyltransferase encodes the protein MELLRENEQRHCPFNYISAKLTSCDFDRLGNFIQDNFGIKMPDSKKTMLEARLQKRLRKLQITSFREYCSYLFSPEGMNKELIHMINVITTNKTDFFREPAHFDYLIDTAIPELKKNKNPHKNEIRIWSAGCSSGEEPYTICIVLTEYAEKICDARFSILATDIATTVLEKAAIAVYPMHRIEIIPYQLKKKYFLRSKDKNANLVRLKPEIRRMVRFKQVNLICDRFPFYEKQDIIFCRNVMIYFDRTTQQKLIRRFYEQLNPGGYLFLGHSETLCGMDIPFVTAAPTVYRKAGL